One Rhipicephalus microplus isolate Deutch F79 chromosome 4, USDA_Rmic, whole genome shotgun sequence genomic window carries:
- the Ccdc56 gene encoding coiled-coil domain containing 56 gives MSGDNVMPKIDVQKELSGSAQLNYMKIIERENMERVRRLKRIRHRNLMTGFLLAGGVCGIFAYSVLAVKQEKFLDNFEEPAPK, from the exons ATGTCAGGGGACAACGTAATGCCCAAGATCGACGTTCAGAAGGAGCTGAGTGGATCGGCGCAGTTAAACTACATGAAGATTATAGAAAGGGAGAACATGGAGCGGGTGCGTAGGTTGAAGCGGATCCGCCACCGAAACCTGATGACGGGGTTTCTCCTTGCCGGAGGAGTGTGTGGTATAT TTGCGTACTCTGTGCTCGCCGTGAAGCAGGAGAAATTTCTAGACAACTTCGAAGAGCCTGCTCCAAAGTAG